In bacterium, the sequence GCTGCCGGTTTTGAGGTTCTTCATCATCGACCGGGTCACGGTGGGGAAACCCGCGATGGTCTCCACCCCCAACGCCGCGTATTCCCGGATCGGTTCCCCCGCGGTGTCGTAGTATTCGATTTTTACCGGAAGAAACGTGTCTTTATGAATCCACATCAGGTAGTGGTCGAACTCCACCGATGACGGGTCTTTGGGCGTGTTTTTGAGCACGTAGTAGTTGTCGGTGATTTCGGCCAGTTCGTGAACGTCCTCGCCGATCCCGCGCCCGGAAACGTCCTCGTAGAAAAAATCGGACCCGACGAAACTCGTCCTCTTCTCCGCCCCGGCGATCCTCTTGACCAGGTCGAGAGCGGGCAGGTAGAGCCACCGGTCGTCGTCCCGGTCGGCGGCCGCGTGCTTCCAGACCATGAAGACCATTTTATTGACGTCCGCCGGGCGCTGAAAATAGACGTAGAACTTCTGATCCCCGGCAAACTCGTCCGGGGCCGTTCCCTCGGGACCCGGTTCGTCGCGGCGGAGAATCGTGAACTCCCGGGTGCGCTCGCGGCCCTGGCTGTCCGTGATCGTCATCGAAACCCGGGCCCGGCCGTCGGTGCCCTGATAGTAGGCGGCGCGGTTGGTCTTGGCCACCACTTCGTCGACCGTGGGGACGACGCCGGTTTCGGCCCGGGCGACGCCGGCGAGTACGGCGGCGGCCGCCGCGATCGTGTACAGCTGCTTCATCTTGCTGCCTCCTTCTTCCGTCAGCGGTTGATTGTACTCTCCCCGGAACCGGGGTCGGCCGGGACACTCCGGCAGGAACGGCGGCGCGACAGGTAGGAACAGAGCGCGGCCGCCGCCACGATGGCCCCCAGGCTCCACCAGGTCAGGGCGGTGACCCCGACGTCGAGAAAGCGTTTGAGATTGATGACCGCCACCAGGACCACGGCCGCGGCGGAAACGGCGCAGGTGGCGCAGTTGCAGGTGATTCCGGCCGCGCGGGTGCGGGGAAAGACCAGCCGGTTTAAAACCGTGATCAGGGCCGGAAGGATGAGGAGCGTGGCCACGCCCGCCGTGACCAGGATGGCGGCGATGAAGAGCCCGACGGTCTGGTAGGGAACCAACGGCGCCAGCAACAGCGGGAGGAACCCCACTCCCACCACGATCACGTTCCGGGCGATGGCCCGGGCGGGTTCCCCGAAAACCGCCGCCACCGTCCGCTCCCAGGTCCCGCAACGCTCGTAGAGTTCGCGGCTCCGGGAGAGAAAGTGGATGGCGTAATCGACGGCCAGCCCCAGGCTCAGGGAGGAGAGCACCGCCACCGGCATGTCGTAATCTTTCCCCACCAACCCGATGAACCCGTAGATCATGCCGATGGTGACGACCAGGGGGATCATGGAGAGGACCCCCCACAGCGCGGAGCGGTAGAGGACGGTCATCATCAGGAAGACGATCAGAAAACTCCCCAGGAAAGCCTGGAGCATCCCGCTGACCATCTTTTTCTGCCAGACGACGTTGATGTAGGTCAGACCGAACCATTGTGCCTCCAACCCCTCGGGGGGAGGGTTGTCCCGTAGATAACCGTCGACCGAATCCAGCACTTTTTCCATGTCCCGGTTGTCGCCGCTCTTAAGCTGTATCCAGAGAACCGTGGTCCGGTAGTCGGGGGTGACGAAATGCCAGAGGTCCTGGGGACGGTGGCTGTTCTGGTAGGTGATCAGCGCCTGTCCGACAGCGCCCGCCGAATCGGGGATCCGCAGATCGGAGTCCCGGCCCGAAACCAGCTCCCGGTAGACGGTTTTGACGATGTCGGCGAGGGAGTTGGATTTCCCCACCACTCCCGTGGAGAGCAGGTGGTTCTGAAGGCCGGCGATGTACCTCAGGACCCGGGGCTGCTTGAACACCTCCCCCCTCTGCCTTTCCGCGTCCAGCGCCAGAAGGGCCTCGTCCCAGGCGTCGAGGTCGGCGGACGGAGCTTTATCCATGGCGGATTCGGCGAACCGGACCAGGCCCTGGAGCAACCGGTCGGGGGACGCGGCGGTGCCGGCGGAGGCTTTAAGGTGCGCTTCCAGCGCGGAAAAGACTTTGGAGGCTCCGGGGTACTCCGCTTCCGCCTCCCGGGCTTTCGCCTCCAGTCGGGCTTCGAGGCCGTCCGCGTACTCCCCCACCGCCGGGCCGGTTTCGGGGGCCTTCAGGGCGAGGTAGGCGGTATAGGTCCCGGCGAAATGATGGTTCAGGACCCGGTCGGCGACTCGAATGGGATGGGAGGACGTGAACCACTTGGTCGGATTGTCGTTGATGGTGATCCGGCTGATCCCCCAAATCGAAACCGCCACCAGTACCGCCACCACCGCCAGCACCGTCCGGGCGTGGCGGTAGGTGAGGCGCCCGGCGCCGCCCAGCAACCAGGTCATGGTCAGGTTGGAGGAGATGGTGTGCCGCCGCTCGCGCACCGCCCGGGAGATCTCCCGGTCCTCCCTCCGGTCGTGAAGGGCCCCGAAGTTGGCCAGGGAACGGGCGGGGATGAGCATGATGAAAGCCGGAATGAAGAGCACCGTCCAGATCCAGGCGGTGGCGACGCCGAAGGCGATGTAGATGCCGAAAACCTGGACGGGAGGAATGGGCGTAAGCGCCAGAGAGGCGAACCCGACCGAGGTCGTCAGCGATGTGTAGAGCATGGGGGTGAAGAGCGTCCGCATCACCGCGTGGAGGGTCTGCTTCCGGTCTCCCGTCTCCCGGAACCGGTCGAAAAATTCCGAGAGGATATGCACCGCGTCGAGGACGGCGATGGGCATGATGAAGATCGGGATCATCGAGCTCATGATATGGACGGTCCGGCCGGTGATGACCAGCAGGCTCATGGTGCAGATGACCGAGACCAGGGCCACGATCAGCGGGGAGACGATGAGGACGAGCTTGCGGAAGAAGATAAGCATGAGCAGGAAGATGATGGCCATGGCCATGGGGGCCGCCACCGCCATCTGCTTGAACATCTCCACCCCGAACGTATCCTGCGCCACCGGGAGCCCGGTGATGAAATAGCGGTCGTTTCCGGAGAATCCGGCGATCTTCTCCTTCAGGGCTTCCGCCACCCGGTAACTCTGATCCTTGGCCGTCAGGGGCAGGTAGAGAGCGACCGCTTTTCCGTTTCCGGAAAGGAGCGTATCCCTGAGGAAGGGGAGCCGCCTCGCGTTTTCCCGGACTTCCTGCGCTCCCGCCCGGGTCGAGGGGGGACGGCCCATCAGCCATTCGAACCTAACCGTGCCCGGTCCGTCCTGAAGGATATTCTCCACCGTGGACGGCGCGATCACGTCGACGTCGATCACCCCGGAACGCTCGCCCGGACGGTCCGGGTCCGCCCAGGTCAGGGTCTTGGCGAATTCCGTCAATTCGTAAATCCGGGCCAGGGATTCGGGGTTGAACACCCCGTCGGGGTCGGTCTCGTTGACCACTCCCACCACCACCATGTCGGAGAGGGACATTTCCTCCTTCATCCGATTGTGAAAAACCCTCACCGCTTCTTCGGCGGGGAGCATGTTCTCGGGATCGGTGTCCACCCGCAACGGCGAAAGAAACCCGAAGGTCCGGGGCCAGAGGCTGGGAAGACCGGCCAGAAGGGCCAGAAGCAAGGTTGTGAACACCATTGCCCAGGTCACGGCCCGGGGCCGGTTGACCGCGAACGATATCAATCTACTGTTCATGGTTGGCATGGCGGCATCTTCCTCCGTCGATTACGAGCGTTTTGCGCGGCCGGGCTAGCGCGGGTTCAGGCACCTGACGAGCCGGCGCACCGCCGGGTCGATTACTTTGTAGCAGGTCCTCACCCCGGTCTTTTCCGGAGCGATGATTCCCCGGGTCCTCAGCACCGCCAGGTGCTGGGAAACCGTCGACTGGGGAAGTCCGAGCCCGTCGACGATTTCGCCCACGTTGCAGCTGTGGCTCATGAGTCCGTCGACGATCTTCAGACGGACCGGGTGCCCCAGGGCTTTCAACAGCTCCCCCAGGCGGCGGCATTCATCCATGTTCATCGGGACCTCCTATATTCAATTATTCGGAATATACGATGAATGCCCGGCCCGCGCAAGCGTTTTTTTTCAAATCGAGGGTCGGGGGGGGAGTTCAGGGTTCAGGGTTCAGGGTTCAGGGTTCAGGGTTCAGGGCAGACCCTCCGCCTAGGCCCCCTCAATGAGTCCACAGATTTCACAGATAGATTGGGAAAGGTTTTTGGGGGAGCGGAAGGCACGGGATATTTGAGAGGTCATTGCGAGGAGTCCCGCGAGACGCGGGACTCCTCGCAATGACATACAATTCTCCGGACCTGAACCCTGAACCCTAAGAGGTCCGTGGCGGAGGGGTGCTCCATGCTCTCTGCCCCTTTCCTCTTGTGCCTCTTGCGCCTTTTGTGGCTAACCCTCTCCCCTTCATGAACTTCATGTCCTTCATGGTGAACCTAAGATTAGGCAGATGAGGGGAAGAATTCAGAATACAGTATTCAGAATTCAGTAGCCCTCAACCGCGCCCCCCAAATATGTCCACGGACCTGCCTGCCGGCAGGCAGGTCTGTGGATTCCTCCCTTCCTGAACCCCGAACCCTGAACCCTCTCTTTTCCCCCTCTGTGACCTGTGGTCAATCCCCTTCCCCTACATATGAATACGCTAGGGGGAGGTGACCGGGATATCCGTGGAAGTCCCGTAGTAGACCTGGGTCAGGTACCGGATCAGCCATTTCCCCGCCCCGGAACGGTAGAGGGCGAAGTCGGCGCTGCCGTCCCCGTCGTAGTCCGCGGGCTGGGCGGTGTCGGTCGAAACCCCGAAATATGCGCTCGCCCCGCCCCGGACCAGCCACCGGCCCGAGGAGGGCCGGAAAACGGCGATGTCGTCGGTCCCGTCGCCGTCGTAGTCGGCCGGGATGAGGACGTCGGTCGAAACCCCGTAGTAAACGCCGCTGATCCCCCGCACCAGCCACTTTCCGATCGAGGGCCGGAAGACGGCGATGTCGGTGAGGCCGTCCCCGTCGTAGTCCGCGGGAACGGTGGAGTCGGCGGCGGACCCGAAATAGATTCCGGCGCCGCCGCGGATCAGCCACTTTCCGATCGAAGGCCGGTAGAGGGCGATATCCCAGTACCGGTCCCCGGCGTAATCGCCCGGAACCGGCTCGTCCGTGGAAACCCCGTAAAAAACCGAGGTCAGGCCGCGGACCATCCATTTTCCCAGGGAAGGACGGTAGAGGGCGATATCCCAGACCCGGTCGGCGTTGTAATCGGCCGGCACCGGCAGGTCGGTCGAGGTCCCGAACCACGCCCGGGTCAGGTGGCGGATCAGCCATAGCCCCGAGGAAGGACGGTAGAGAGCGATGTCGGCGGTCCCGTCGCCGTCGTAGTCTCCCGGAACCACGGGGGGAGGAGTCGCGGACGGGGTCGGCGTCGGCGGATAGGTCGGCGTGCCCTGGAAGGTCGGCGTCGGCGAAGGCGGTGGCGGGGTCGGCGTGGCGGCGGGAGTCCTGGTCGGGGTGGGAGTGAAGGGAATCCACGGCGTCGCGGTCGGGGTGGGGGTGAAGGGGACCCCGTTGGTGGGAGTGGGGGACGGCGAAGGCGTGGCGGTGGGAGATGGCGTGGGCGTCCGGGTCGGATCCACGTAGAGCTCGAACGCCATGTCGATGGAGAGCGGGAACTCGGGATGCTCCGGGGGATAGACGAGTTCGCCCCAGGTGACCCCGTCGGTCATCTGAACCGCGTCGTCGTTCCAGTGGGCTTCGGGGAGTGCGTTCTTCCACCCCCAGAGAAATTCGGTCTCGACCGCGGGGTCGAAGACGGCCTGGATGTTGACGAAATAATAGGTTCCATCCACCTGGGGCCACGGTTCCGTCAGCCACTGGCCGTAAACGTATTCGTGCTCGTAATATTCCGACTTATCCCAGCGCTCGTCGCAACCCCAGTACTCCTCGGTGAAATCGGTGCAGAACTCCTCCCGCAGGAGAGCCGCGGGGCGGCTGTACTCTCCCTCGGGGTGAGTGTACTCGTGCCAGCTGATGATGAAGGCGATGGGCCGCACGGGAGGAGGGGGAACCGGTTCCACGCAGGGCATGCTCTCCATCCAGCCGGGGTAGGACCCCCACCACCGGATGTAGGAAACCGGCCGGGGATCGCGGCACTGCCAATCGTCGGCGACCACGGTCTCGGTTTCCCGCCAAAACGAGGAAGAGATGTCCATCGCTCCCAGGCCGACAAAGGGGGGCTGGCCCCATTTATTCTGATCCTGGGCCGGGGCCTTCCCCGGCAAGAGCAGCGCCAGCACGGCGGCGACGGCGGCTATATTCTTCATCCGGACCCTCCAGGCATAATGTTGACGAATTCCATGTAATTTGTATTTCTATCGTGATTTTAGACCTCCGGGCGGCGGCGGGCAAGAAATTTTCCCCGGGCTTGCGGCCGCCGCCTGCGTTTTCAGGTGAACTCGAGCGCGGATCCGGCGTATACTTACATAATAAATATGAATATGCGCACCGCCAAGTTCTTCACCGCCGTCGCCCTTATGGCCGTCGCCGGCGCCGCCGGGGGCCAGACCCGGATCAAGGTTTCCAAACATTACGCCGACTCCATGAGGATGGCCGTTCCCCTCTTCGCCAACCTCGGCCCCGCCGAAAACTCCCGAATGGCCCGGTCCCTGACCAACCTGCTCATCGACGACCTCACCCTTTCCGGCTACTTCCTCCCGGTCGAGAACCGCGCCTTCGTGGAGGAAGCGGAGCAGCTGGACCGGCGGACGGGAAAACTCAACCTCAAGGAATGGGCGGCCACCGGCGCCCAGGTGCTGATCAAAGGTGGGTATTCGGTCGAGGGGGGGCGCATCACCATCGAGTGCCGGGTCGTGGATATCTCCAAGGGACGCCAGG encodes:
- a CDS encoding outer membrane lipoprotein-sorting protein, which translates into the protein MKQLYTIAAAAAVLAGVARAETGVVPTVDEVVAKTNRAAYYQGTDGRARVSMTITDSQGRERTREFTILRRDEPGPEGTAPDEFAGDQKFYVYFQRPADVNKMVFMVWKHAAADRDDDRWLYLPALDLVKRIAGAEKRTSFVGSDFFYEDVSGRGIGEDVHELAEITDNYYVLKNTPKDPSSVEFDHYLMWIHKDTFLPVKIEYYDTAGEPIREYAALGVETIAGFPTVTRSMMKNLKTGSRTEMSYSNVAYNIGLPDEIFSERYLRKPPREYLR
- a CDS encoding MMPL family transporter, giving the protein MPTMNSRLISFAVNRPRAVTWAMVFTTLLLALLAGLPSLWPRTFGFLSPLRVDTDPENMLPAEEAVRVFHNRMKEEMSLSDMVVVGVVNETDPDGVFNPESLARIYELTEFAKTLTWADPDRPGERSGVIDVDVIAPSTVENILQDGPGTVRFEWLMGRPPSTRAGAQEVRENARRLPFLRDTLLSGNGKAVALYLPLTAKDQSYRVAEALKEKIAGFSGNDRYFITGLPVAQDTFGVEMFKQMAVAAPMAMAIIFLLMLIFFRKLVLIVSPLIVALVSVICTMSLLVITGRTVHIMSSMIPIFIMPIAVLDAVHILSEFFDRFRETGDRKQTLHAVMRTLFTPMLYTSLTTSVGFASLALTPIPPVQVFGIYIAFGVATAWIWTVLFIPAFIMLIPARSLANFGALHDRREDREISRAVRERRHTISSNLTMTWLLGGAGRLTYRHARTVLAVVAVLVAVSIWGISRITINDNPTKWFTSSHPIRVADRVLNHHFAGTYTAYLALKAPETGPAVGEYADGLEARLEAKAREAEAEYPGASKVFSALEAHLKASAGTAASPDRLLQGLVRFAESAMDKAPSADLDAWDEALLALDAERQRGEVFKQPRVLRYIAGLQNHLLSTGVVGKSNSLADIVKTVYRELVSGRDSDLRIPDSAGAVGQALITYQNSHRPQDLWHFVTPDYRTTVLWIQLKSGDNRDMEKVLDSVDGYLRDNPPPEGLEAQWFGLTYINVVWQKKMVSGMLQAFLGSFLIVFLMMTVLYRSALWGVLSMIPLVVTIGMIYGFIGLVGKDYDMPVAVLSSLSLGLAVDYAIHFLSRSRELYERCGTWERTVAAVFGEPARAIARNVIVVGVGFLPLLLAPLVPYQTVGLFIAAILVTAGVATLLILPALITVLNRLVFPRTRAAGITCNCATCAVSAAAVVLVAVINLKRFLDVGVTALTWWSLGAIVAAAALCSYLSRRRSCRSVPADPGSGESTINR
- a CDS encoding metalloregulator ArsR/SmtB family transcription factor, which translates into the protein MNMDECRRLGELLKALGHPVRLKIVDGLMSHSCNVGEIVDGLGLPQSTVSQHLAVLRTRGIIAPEKTGVRTCYKVIDPAVRRLVRCLNPR
- a CDS encoding VCBS repeat-containing protein; this encodes MKNIAAVAAVLALLLPGKAPAQDQNKWGQPPFVGLGAMDISSSFWRETETVVADDWQCRDPRPVSYIRWWGSYPGWMESMPCVEPVPPPPVRPIAFIISWHEYTHPEGEYSRPAALLREEFCTDFTEEYWGCDERWDKSEYYEHEYVYGQWLTEPWPQVDGTYYFVNIQAVFDPAVETEFLWGWKNALPEAHWNDDAVQMTDGVTWGELVYPPEHPEFPLSIDMAFELYVDPTRTPTPSPTATPSPSPTPTNGVPFTPTPTATPWIPFTPTPTRTPAATPTPPPPSPTPTFQGTPTYPPTPTPSATPPPVVPGDYDGDGTADIALYRPSSGLWLIRHLTRAWFGTSTDLPVPADYNADRVWDIALYRPSLGKWMVRGLTSVFYGVSTDEPVPGDYAGDRYWDIALYRPSIGKWLIRGGAGIYFGSAADSTVPADYDGDGLTDIAVFRPSIGKWLVRGISGVYYGVSTDVLIPADYDGDGTDDIAVFRPSSGRWLVRGGASAYFGVSTDTAQPADYDGDGSADFALYRSGAGKWLIRYLTQVYYGTSTDIPVTSP